TTCTCGTGTTCACGGGCGTCATCGTCGCGGTTGTCGTTTCGTCTATTGCGAAACGAAAATTCGGCGCGGTGAGTGGGGATGTTGTTGGTGCTTCGAACGAGCTGGCGCGCTGTGCAACGCTGCTCATAATAGCCGTATTGCAAATCGGTCTGTAAAGAGAATTTTTTTTGTTGTTGCTGCAAACAACGTCAAGGTGCCACGTTACATTGCCAAAACGCTTTTCGTCGCCAGAACTGAATAACCGACTATGAGCGGTATACATAAGAATGGCACGATTAGAACCATTACCGCAAGTTATTTATGCGGTCAATTGCAAATGTACATTTATATGACCTCAGAGGAAGGCTTGCATGTTCAATCGAACGAGAATTCCTTTTGCTGCAGAATCCACTGGTAGGATATCTGCCTTGCCGTATTTGGGGTTGTGAGTAGCGGTGAAGTAAACAATGGAACTGACCTACGAGCTATTACGTGAAAACCTCAAGAAGGGTAAGAGGCGCGGTAATTGGAGGAAGCTCAACCGGATGGAGAAGGCGCTGTATCGTGCAACAATGGCGTATATAAGGCCGAAGAAGAGAAGAGCCGCGATCAACGGACTGATTAGAGAGACTGAGAGGAGAAGAGGAGTAACAAATAGAGCGGTGGTCGCAAAACTCATGGCGCTCGTCGAGCGATTGAAAGAAACGAACGGCATGCGGATCTTCCAAAGGGGCGTTAGAAAAGCGGTTGTAATGCTTGAGAAGGGCGAAGAGAGGGTATTCGCGTGGGCCCCGCAGCTGAAAGCGTGGCTGAAGGATCCCGATTATATTTTCTGGCTCGGAGTGACGAATTGAAAAGGCACATTTGGATATACATAGACTGACGACGGCGAACAAGAGATTTTAAAGTGCATGACATGACCGAAGTATCCGTGGTAATACCAACGAAGAATGAAGAGGAATCGATCGGCATCTGCATCGAGAAGATACAGGAGGTATTCCGCGAGCGTCAGCTCGACGGTGAGATCATCGTTGCAGACAACTCGACCGATAGCACGCCGGAACTAGCAAGAACGCTGGGCGCGAAAGTCGTCGTGCCCGATAGACCGGGCTATGGCTATGCGTACCGGTTCGGTTTCGAGCATGCAACAGGCGATTACCTCATAATGGGCGACGGCGATAACACGTACGATTTTAACGATATCCCGCGGTTGTTAGAGCCTTTGAAGCGCGGAGAGGCCGATCTGGTAATGGGAAGCCGATTCAAGGGCGAGATCAAGAGCGGGGCGATGCCTTGGCTGCACCGGTACATCGGCAATCCATTGCTTACTTGGTGCGTGAATAAAACGAATAAGGCGCAGATCAGCGATTGCCATTCGGGCTTTCGCGCATTCACCCGAGCAGCATACGAACGTATGGCGTTGAAGACGGATGGTATGGAGTTTGCCTCGGAGATGGTTATGCGAGCCTTGCTGACGGGTTTACGGGTTACCGAACTACCGATTACCTATTATCCGCGCGCGAAAGGTTCAGCGCCTAATTTAAGCTCTTTTTCTGATGGCTGGCGGCATCTCAAGTTCATCCTCTTGAATGCACCGGATATGCTCTTTTTCTGGCCCGGTACTGTTTTATTTGCTCTTGGGTTACTCCTGGTCATTTTGATCTGGGCGCCATTTAACATTTGGGAGCTGCCGTTAGGCTTTCATGCGATGATTGCTGCGTGTTTATTTGCGTTCGTCGGTTACCAGATCCTCTTTTTGGGCTTGTTCGCCAAGATCTACACGATCAAGCACGGTCTTCGGAATCCCGATAGAACCTCGAAGGTAATCGCGCAGCATTTGTCTTTGGAGCGTGGCGTACTCGCAGGACTCGTGCTATTCCTCCTGGGGTTTGTGGTGACGCTCTATCTGCTCTGGAACTGGGTCGAAAGCGGGTACCTGGCGGTGCCGCTGGTGGATCAGACTATCGCAGCGTTTACCTTGCTGGTGGTGGGCATCCAAACGATTTTTTCCTCGCTTTTCCTCAGCATAATCGCTGGCGGCGAGGGCATGTGAGTGAGCGCGATGGTAAAAGGCGTTTCAATCGTCATTCCAACGAAGAACTCAGGCGCGGTACTCGATAAGTGCCTCGCATCAATTGCGAGCCAGAATTATCCGAAGGGGGAGTACGAAGTCATCATCGTGGATGGGCATTCGAGTGATGAGACCGTGGAGATCGCCGGGAGGTATGGCTGTACCGTGGTGTATGAAGATGAAGGAACGATCGGTGGAGCACGGAATGTGGGAGTTGCGTATTCAAAAGGAGCTTATATCGTGTTCACCGATGCGGATTGTGTGGTTGCCGGAGATTGGCTCTCGAATCTTGTCAGGGAGTTTAGTGATGAGACGATTGCCTCGGTCGGCGGTCCGAACACAACGCCGGACGATGATACGGCGTTTGCGCGTAGCGTCGGAGCAGTTTTACGATTCTTGAGTAATCCCGGGCCGAGATATGGATTCGATGCGGATAAAGTTGGGGAGATATACCATAATCCAACCTGTAACAGTGCGTACAGGAGGAGTATCTTTGAGGCGGCAGGTGGATTTAATTCAAGGCTCATTACCTGTGACGACGAGGAGCTTGACTACAGGATAAGAGCGCGGGGTTACACAATTTTGTACACACCAGACGCACGAGTGTTTCATTATCGGAGACCAACCTGGAAGAGCTTTATGGAGATGGCTTACCGGTACGGCATAGGGCGCATGCAGGCGATTAAACTGCATTGGCGGACGGGAAAATGGTATCACTTCACACCGTCTGTGATCATCGCAGTAATTGCCGTGCTCTTAGTGCTGTCTTTCACGGATTTTACGTATTTCTGGGGTGCCGTGGCACTATTGATTGGCGGTGGTGTAGGGATCAGTCTGATGAGCCTGTATCTCGGCGTGAAGACGAAGCTGCGCTCTTTCTTAACCTACTGGGCCTTGATCGCGATTTGGTTCTGGGGGTATGGCGTGGGGATGCTTAGAGGATTGACAAAATGAAGGTTTTATTGAGAGGGATCATAAAGGCATTAGGCAAAGCAGGATTAATACACATATTCTTTCCTGTCGGGACAAAAATTGCAAAAGTTCTGCTACCTAAAGAAGGTATGATAAGTGTTGGAAAGTACAAAATGTTAATTGAGCCAAGAAAGGATTTGGGTTTGTATTTTGGATATGAGGGCGTCGAGCCTGGAGTGATTTCCTTATTACAAAAATTGGTGAAGGCTGGGGATGTATTCATTGATGTCGGTGCTTATAAAGGGTATTACTCTCTGATGGCTTCTGAATTGGTTGAGGGGGGCGGTAAAGTGATTGCTTTCGAACCAGAGCAAAGAGCTTTTCAAGTGTTAGTTAAGAACATAGAACTCAATGAACTCTCTAATAACATTATAGCTATGAATGTGGCATTATCTGATTTTGATGGGGAGAGCTATTTTGTGGAAAGTAGTATGGGTGGCCATTTTGGTAGCGGTAGTCAAACTGTAAAGGTAAGAACTATTGACAGTGTTGTGAATCAATTAAATGCTACACCGAGTATGGCGAAGCTAGATGTTGAGGGTGCTGAATTTTCTGTTCTCAAAGGAGGTTTGAATGTTCTTACACACTATCATCCGAAGTTACTCATAGAAGTTCATACGACTGCAGATTTTAAGCTATTTGATTTTTTAATTTCATTGGGTTACAACATTAGTCTGGTAGATGATGAAGGAGAACTCTTATTCTTAGGTGTGGAGGAGATAAAGAGAAAATGTATAGAAAGGCGGTCGACCAAATACGGGACGAGGATGAATCAGCATGTATACTGCGAAAAATGTGATGCGAAATGAGAGTGTACCTCTTAAATCCGCCGTATTTGCCGCATTTCGGGCGAGGGATGCGATGGCAAGATACTGGCAGAGGCGGGACATTATATTATCCCATTTGGTTATCCTATGCCACCGCTCTTGTTGAGCAGGCACACGAAACGAGGTTGGTGGATGCTCCGGCATGGAATTGGGATCGAGAAGCGGTTATAACAGATGTTAATCGGTTTAAGCCGGATTTGATTGTTATCGATAGCAGCTTTCCAAGTTTACAAAATGATATTGACATTGCAGGAGCGCTGAAGAAGATTACCGGGAGTTGTATTGTTCTCGTTGGCCCTCCCGCCTCGCAATTCCCGGATGAGATTTTAGATAATAACGGTATAGACATAGTAGCGCGATTTGAGTACGATTACACCATAAAAGAGCTCGCAGATACTGTAGAGAACGGTACCAAGCTTGCGGGGGTACAGGGGATATCCTACAAAGAGAACAACGGAAGGATACGACATAATCCAGACAGAGGATTTACCGCTTCAGAGGATCTGGACCGGATTCCGTTTGTCTCTAACGTTTACAAGAACCACTTGAACATCGAGGATTACTTTTTGGGTAGCTCGCTGTATCCAGAAGTGCAAATCTTCACGGGCCGGGGCTGTCCTTATCAGTGCACGTTCTGCTCATGGCCGCAGACGTTGATGGGACGGCAGTACCGGGTGCGAAGTATCCCGAACGTTTTGGATGAGTTGGCATGGATAGAAGATAACTTACCGGAAGTCAAGGAGGTTTTTTTCGAGGATGATACGTTCACGATAAACCGTTCTTTAGAAAAGAAGAACAGAGTTTTGGCGTTTTGCAACGAGTATAAAGAACGAGGTTTGAACATAACCTGGGCGTGCAATGCGCGGGTTGGTCTGGATTATGAAACGATGAGGGCGATGAAGCGAGCACATTGTCGTTTAGTGATTGTGGGATACGAGTCCGGCAGCGATGAGATCCTCAAGAATATTAAGAAGGGAATTACCGTCGAGCAGATAAAGCGATTTGCAAAGGACGCGCGAGCGGCAGGCTTGCTAGTGCACGCCGATTTTATCATTGGCCTGCCGGGCGAGACGAAAGCGACGATAGAAGAGACGAGAACGCTGATAAGGGAAACGAGGCCGGAGCTCTTGCAAGTCGCGGTTGCGTCTCCATTTCCGGGAACCGAGTTCTATACGTGGTGTAAGGCGAACGGCTATTTGACAACGGACGATCCCGGAGGGTATTTAGATGAGCACGGGCATCAAAAGGCTATCGTTTCGTATCCCCTGTTGTCGAATGAGGAGATAACGGACGCGGTGGATGAGCTCCTGAAGCAGTATTACCTCTCTTTTCGATACGTCCCGCTTGCGGTGCGGCAGGTTCTGAGGCGGAATGGACTTGCGGAAGCGAGACGACTGTGGCATTCGGCGAAAATGTTTATGAAGTACGTTAGGGGGAGAGCATGAGGATCGTGCACCTCTTTGACGATTATGGCACGCCGGGCGAGCGAGCCCTGGCAGGTGAAGGGTCCGTCTCTTCTGTGGTGTATTATCTGGCGAGGTGTAGTGCAGCAAAGGGGCACGAGGTGACGGTATTGGAGCGCGACCACGGAACACTGCCGAGCGAAGAGCTTATCGATGGCGTCCGCTACGTGCGGTTTCATGCGAATGAGCTGCCGGCAGCGCCTTATGCACTTATTAAAAGCCCTTTGGGCTTGGTACGGCTTATTCGAGACGGATTTGCGGTCGCTGCCAAAACAAACCGATATCTAAAGGAGAACGAATTTGATATTGTTCATGTTCACTTTCCCTTTGCTGCCTGTATACTCGTGCTGCTGAACAGGAGACTTAGAAAAAAGATAGTGTATACCGCGCACATCGGAGAAGAGAAGACGCGATTCGGTCTGGATTTCTCAGTATCCCTAGTGTTAAAGCTCTTTTCACCGGATTTGTTTGTGATGAGACGAGTGCGGAGAAGCGTGGTCTTAAACGAGCCGTTGTGGGCTAAACTCGTCGAGAGGGGTATTGCAGCAGAGCAATTAAAAGTAATTCCAAATGGCGTGATGTTAGCCGATTTCAATGTAAATGAGGCCGAGGTGGAACGAGTGCGGACAAAGTACGGACTTGATAGAAGGCCCACGGTGCTGTTTGCCGGTACGATAACGCCGCGGAAGGGTGTGGAATACCTGCTCCGAGCCGCGGAGCTTTTACAGAACGAAGATGTACTGTTCCTGGTGGTGGGGAACACGAATCTCGATAGCGACTATGCGGAACGGATGAGGGCGTACGCTCAGGAGCGAAAACTCGAAGCGAAATTCACGGGATTCGTGCCTTACGCGGATTTAAAAGCGTTATACGCGGCTTGCGCTGTGTTTGTCCTGCCCTCGTTAGAGGAAGGCTTTGGCGTGGTTCTGACCGAAGCGCTCGCAGCAGGTAAGCCCGTGGTAGGCACGAACGTTGGAGGGATTCCGGCGCAGATACGGGACGGCTGGAACGGGTTTCTGATCGAGTCTGCGAATGCGCAGCAGTTGGCGGAGAAGCTACGGTATTTGATCGATCATCCCGAGGAGAGAAAGGGAATGGGCGATAACAGCAGGAAATTAGCCGAAGAGGAATTCGATTGGCGACAGATCGCCGAAAGGTACTTAAGGGTTTATGCGGAGATAGTGTAATAAATAAAGGATGGAGAGAAGTGAAGATTGGAT
The Methanomicrobia archaeon genome window above contains:
- a CDS encoding glycosyltransferase, which translates into the protein MTEVSVVIPTKNEEESIGICIEKIQEVFRERQLDGEIIVADNSTDSTPELARTLGAKVVVPDRPGYGYAYRFGFEHATGDYLIMGDGDNTYDFNDIPRLLEPLKRGEADLVMGSRFKGEIKSGAMPWLHRYIGNPLLTWCVNKTNKAQISDCHSGFRAFTRAAYERMALKTDGMEFASEMVMRALLTGLRVTELPITYYPRAKGSAPNLSSFSDGWRHLKFILLNAPDMLFFWPGTVLFALGLLLVILIWAPFNIWELPLGFHAMIAACLFAFVGYQILFLGLFAKIYTIKHGLRNPDRTSKVIAQHLSLERGVLAGLVLFLLGFVVTLYLLWNWVESGYLAVPLVDQTIAAFTLLVVGIQTIFSSLFLSIIAGGEGM
- a CDS encoding glycosyltransferase, whose protein sequence is MSAMVKGVSIVIPTKNSGAVLDKCLASIASQNYPKGEYEVIIVDGHSSDETVEIAGRYGCTVVYEDEGTIGGARNVGVAYSKGAYIVFTDADCVVAGDWLSNLVREFSDETIASVGGPNTTPDDDTAFARSVGAVLRFLSNPGPRYGFDADKVGEIYHNPTCNSAYRRSIFEAAGGFNSRLITCDDEELDYRIRARGYTILYTPDARVFHYRRPTWKSFMEMAYRYGIGRMQAIKLHWRTGKWYHFTPSVIIAVIAVLLVLSFTDFTYFWGAVALLIGGGVGISLMSLYLGVKTKLRSFLTYWALIAIWFWGYGVGMLRGLTK
- a CDS encoding FkbM family methyltransferase, whose translation is MKVLLRGIIKALGKAGLIHIFFPVGTKIAKVLLPKEGMISVGKYKMLIEPRKDLGLYFGYEGVEPGVISLLQKLVKAGDVFIDVGAYKGYYSLMASELVEGGGKVIAFEPEQRAFQVLVKNIELNELSNNIIAMNVALSDFDGESYFVESSMGGHFGSGSQTVKVRTIDSVVNQLNATPSMAKLDVEGAEFSVLKGGLNVLTHYHPKLLIEVHTTADFKLFDFLISLGYNISLVDDEGELLFLGVEEIKRKCIERRSTKYGTRMNQHVYCEKCDAK
- a CDS encoding radical SAM protein; translated protein: MRVYLLNPPYLPHFGRGMRWQDTGRGGTLYYPIWLSYATALVEQAHETRLVDAPAWNWDREAVITDVNRFKPDLIVIDSSFPSLQNDIDIAGALKKITGSCIVLVGPPASQFPDEILDNNGIDIVARFEYDYTIKELADTVENGTKLAGVQGISYKENNGRIRHNPDRGFTASEDLDRIPFVSNVYKNHLNIEDYFLGSSLYPEVQIFTGRGCPYQCTFCSWPQTLMGRQYRVRSIPNVLDELAWIEDNLPEVKEVFFEDDTFTINRSLEKKNRVLAFCNEYKERGLNITWACNARVGLDYETMRAMKRAHCRLVIVGYESGSDEILKNIKKGITVEQIKRFAKDARAAGLLVHADFIIGLPGETKATIEETRTLIRETRPELLQVAVASPFPGTEFYTWCKANGYLTTDDPGGYLDEHGHQKAIVSYPLLSNEEITDAVDELLKQYYLSFRYVPLAVRQVLRRNGLAEARRLWHSAKMFMKYVRGRA
- a CDS encoding glycosyltransferase family 4 protein; this translates as MRIVHLFDDYGTPGERALAGEGSVSSVVYYLARCSAAKGHEVTVLERDHGTLPSEELIDGVRYVRFHANELPAAPYALIKSPLGLVRLIRDGFAVAAKTNRYLKENEFDIVHVHFPFAACILVLLNRRLRKKIVYTAHIGEEKTRFGLDFSVSLVLKLFSPDLFVMRRVRRSVVLNEPLWAKLVERGIAAEQLKVIPNGVMLADFNVNEAEVERVRTKYGLDRRPTVLFAGTITPRKGVEYLLRAAELLQNEDVLFLVVGNTNLDSDYAERMRAYAQERKLEAKFTGFVPYADLKALYAACAVFVLPSLEEGFGVVLTEALAAGKPVVGTNVGGIPAQIRDGWNGFLIESANAQQLAEKLRYLIDHPEERKGMGDNSRKLAEEEFDWRQIAERYLRVYAEIV